In Oncorhynchus tshawytscha isolate Ot180627B linkage group LG08, Otsh_v2.0, whole genome shotgun sequence, the genomic window TGGGCCTTACTCTGATTTATGGGTCTCGCTAGGATGGGCCTCGCTACGATAGGCCTCACTCTGATGGGTCTCGCTAGGATGGGCCTCACTCTGATGGGCCTCGCTATGATGGGCCTCGTTAGGATGGGTTTCACTCTGATGGGCCTCGCTAGGATGGGCCTCACTAGGATGGGCTTCGCTAGGATGGGCCTCGCTAGGATGGCACTCGCTAGGATGGGCCTCGCTAGGATGGGACTCGCTAGGATGGGCCTCACTCTGATGGGTCTCGCTAGGATGGGCCTCACTCTGATGAGCATCGCTAGGATGGGTTTCACTCTGATGGGCCTCGCTAGGATGGGCCTCGCTAGGATGGGCCTCGCTAGGATGGGTCTCACTAGGATGGGCCTCGCTAGGATGGGCCTCGCTAGGATGGGACTCGCTAGAATGGGCCTCGCTAGGATGGGCCTCGCTAGGATGGGTCTCGCTAGGATGGTTCTCACTCTGATGGGTCTCGCTAGGATGGGCCTCACTCTGATGGGTCTCGCTAGCATGGGCCTCACTCTGATGGGCCTCTCTAGGATGAGCCTCACTCTGATGGGCCTCGCTAGGATGGGCCTCAATCTGATGGGCCTCGCTAGGATGGGACTCGCTACGATGGGCCTCGCTAGGATGGGCCTCGCTACGATTGGCCTCACTCTGATGGGCCTCGCTACGATGGGCCTTACGTGAGATCTAACAACTGCTGAGTCATATCCTCATCTGGCTGTTTGGACAACCAGGGAGGGAGTTCTCTGACAGGGTGACCAGCTGGTGCCGATTCGCTCCCTCATCTTCCCGTTGGCCCCTTTCACCCCCCCGATCCGTGTTAGCAGACCTGAAGGGTCTGAATATACACTGTATAAGTTCTGACGGGGTGACTGGTAATAGAGATGTACTTCTCCTGTTCCTCCTGCAGCCAGGACACCCACACTCTCACTGCCTCTAGTTGATGTAAGAAGTGGTTGTCCTGGTAACAACCCCTTAGACCTGTTGCTATGAAGCTAAACAGAGTACTGTAGGAGGGAAGACAGCTAGGAAGACAGTTTGGAGCTCTGCACTGAACACAGTTCCTTGCACAGGTGCTGTATCCATTGTTTCTCCCTAAATATTGTCACTAGAGTCGTCACCCTTTAAAGGAGCATTGCTGAAGACAAGGTGTGGTACAATAAAATTACATCAGCTTCTGTTTGTAAAGCGGGGCAAAGTAACAAGCTCTGAAACACTAAACCATCCAACCTCCTTGTATCATTGTAGTGTTtcgcaattttttttatttaaccaggaaagttagttaaagaacaaattctaatttacaatgacggcctaccccgggtcAAATGTGCGCCAcacaatgggactcccaatcacggcctggatttgaaccagggactgtagtgacgcctctcttgcactgagatgcagtgccttagactgctgcaccactcgggagcccaatataTGTCCAAGTTATGGGTATTCATGAAGGGAATATTCTCATCCAccagcttgctctctctctctctctagcagttgGTCCTGGGGATGACGCTAGTAGACAAGAGACAAGGAACCTTTTGTCATACATATGTTATTAGACTACGcaacctagcctggtcccagatctgttgtactGTCTTGCCACTTAGCTTGCCAATAGGAGTTTTCCTCTCTACACTGTTTCTTCCATAACCTCGTTTCCTCTCTATCCAGTTTCCCCCCCTACCCAAacctgggtcaattgtgcaccaccctatgggactcccaatcacaaccggatgtgacgcagcctggatttgaaccaggagatgcagtgccttagatcactgcgccactcgggagcctaacGTAAAAAATaactccagacaggttgtgttcaGGACAGAGACAATTCACTTTCTGTCAGTTAGATGTTAATAGTTTTGTTTATTTGACAGGGACATTGAAAATGTATTACAGATTGTAGTTACAGCTAATTATCATCTGTATAAACCTACCAAAACCAACAAACTATGAATTCATTCATATGGTTGCTCACAAATCTCACACCATGCACACGTCTGATGGAGTTTGCGTTGTGCTTTGCCTTTGTCACTGAAACATCTGTGGGCCTGGGTCAATGCACGACTGACAGGATATTTTTGATACAGCAATAGTTCAACCATCATTCTGCTATGAATTTTGTTTGAAGCCAATTTAGTCTAATTTGCTGTTTTGTATGCTCTTGTCTAAACATTTATGCACATCCGATTCATCAGGAAATCATAGACTGGAAATAGGTCAGACAATTAATTTTACACACTGCACTTTTATGcagaatataaataaatatgtatttttatctTATTTATGGATAGGCCTTCATATTCTTCAACATGGACGTGTGCCATGTTGTCACATTATACACCCTATTGTGGCTAAGAccgggcaggacaggacaggacagggcaggacagggttGGACAGGgtagggcaggacaggacagggcaggacagggcaggacagggttGGAAAGGGTAGGACAGGACatgacagggcaggacagggtaGGACAGGACATTGCAGGGCAGGACAGGGTTGGACAGGGTAGGACAGGACACGGCAGGGCAGGACAcgacagggcaggacagagcaAGACagggtaggacaggacagggtaggaCAGGGTATGGTAGAACGGGGATATATCCACGTCCAATAGGGAGGGCAGAGCAGGACAGGGTAGGGCagggtaggacaggacaggacagggtggaACAGGAGGACAAGGTAGGGCAGGGTAGGACCGGGCTGGGTAGGACAGGGATATCTCCACACCCGATAGGGAGGGCAGAGCAGGACAGGGTGGAACAGGGCAGGACTGGGTAGAACAGGGATTTCTCCACATCCGATAGGGAGGGCAGAACCCTGAGTTTGAATCAATTGTAGATGATGTCAGATCCACTTTGTAAACCAGGGAGGGCTATTTTGAGTGTAACTTAATTACCCCCTTCCATttccccttacacacacacacacacacacacacacacacacacacacacacacacacacacacacacacacacacacacacacacacacacacacacacacacacacacacacacacacacagagtgtaagGCAAGGTCCCCAGACCTTTAACCCAGATGTTGCCAGAGACACAGATTCACTGATGCCACTAGTTCACTGATGGCACttatgataaaataaataaattacaataataataataatatgtttcaTTTGCGACTTTTAAAATACCCAAGATATTCATGAAGGTACCCAAATACCAGATACCCAAATCAAATAGCAAATATAAACATGACAATACTAAAAGCAAAGTGAATTACACCATGGCAATGGgttacagtccagtccagtactgttactaatgggttacagtccagtactgttactaatgggttacagtccagtactgttactaatgggttacagtccagtactgttactaatgggttacagtccagtactgttactaatgggttacagtccagtactgttactaatgggttacagtccagtactgttactaatgggatacagtccagtactgttactaatgggttacagtccagtactgttactaatgggttacagtccagtactgttactaatgggTTACAGTCCAGTACGGTTACTAATGGgttacagtccagtccagtactgttactaatgggatacagtccagtccagtactgttactaatgggatacagtccagtccagtactgttactaatgggatacagtccagtactgttactaatgggttacagtccagtactgttactaatgggttacagtccagtccagtactgttactaatgggatacagtccagtccagtactgttactaatgggatacagtccagtactgttactaatgggatacagtccagtactgttactaatgggatacagtccagtccagtaatgttactaatgggatacagtccagtactgttactaatgggatacagtccagtccagtactgttactaatgggatacagtccagtactgttactaatgggatacagtccagtactgttactaatgggatacagtccagtccagtactgtTACAGTCCAATGGGATAcagtccagtactgttactaatgggatacagtccagtactgttactaatgggatacagtacagtactggttactaatgggatacagtcagtccagtactgttactaatgggatacagtccagtactgttactaatgggttccagtacagtcagtcagtacagttactaatgggatacagtccagtccagtactgttactaatgggatacagtccagtccagtactgGGATTACAGTAGTACTGTTACTAATGGATAcagtccagtactgttactaatgggatacagtccagtccagtactgttactaatgggatacagtccagtccagtactgttactaatgggatacagtccagtactgttactaatgggatacagtccagtccagtactgttactaatgggatacagtccagtactgttactaatgggatacagtccagtactgttactaatgggatacagtccagtccagtactgttactaatgggatacagtccagtactgttactaatgggttacagtccagtactgttactaatgggatacagtccagtactgttactaatgggatacagtccagtccagtactgttactaatgggttacagtccagtactgttactaatgggATACAGTCCAGTACAGTTACTAATGGgctacagtccagtccagtactgttactaatgggatacagtccagtccagtactgttactaatgggACACAAtccagtactgttactaatgggatactgttactaatgggttacagtctgttacagggatacagtccagtactgttactaatgggttacagtccagtactgttactaatgggATACAGTCAGTCCAGTTACTAATGGGTTACAGTGTACTGTTACTAATGGGTTAcagtccagtactgttactaatgggttactgttactaatgggatacagtccagtccagtactgttactaatgggttacagtccagtactgttactaatgggatacagtccagtactgttactaatgggatacagtacagtccagtactgttactaatgggttacagtccagtactgttactaatgggTTACAGTCCTAGgtccagtactgttactaatgggATACAGTCCAGTGGGTtacagtacagtcagtacagtactgttactaatgggatacagtccagtactgttactaatgggatacagtccagtactgttactaatgggatacagtccagtccagtactgttactaatgggttacagtccagtccagtactgttactaatgggatacagtccagtccagtactgttactaatgggatacagtccagtactgttactaatgggatacagtccagtactgttactaatgggatacagtccagtactgttactaatgggttacagtccagtactgttactaatgggttacagtccagtactgttactaatgggatacagtccagtccagtactgttactaatgggatacagtccagtctagtactgttactaatgggttacagtccagtccagtaccgTTACTAATGGgttacagtccagtccagtactgttactaatgggttacagtccagtactgttactaatgggatacagtccagtactgttactaatgggttacagtccagtccagtactgttactaatgggttacagtccagtactgttactaGTGGGATGggatacagtccagtccagtactgttactaatgggatacagtccagtactgttactactgttactgggatacagtccagtactgttactaatgggttacagtccagtactgttactaatgggttacagtccagtactgttactaatgggatacagtccagtccagtactgttactaatgggATACAGTCCAGTCTAGTACTGTTCTAATGGgttacagtccagtccagtacagtGTACTACTAATGGGTTAcagtccagtactgttactaatgggatagtcagtccagtactgttactaatgggttacagtccagtactgttactaGGGATACTGTTACTAATGGGTTAcagtccagtactgttactaatgggatacagtccagtccagtactgttactaatgggACAGTACAGTACTGTTACAGTAccagtactgttactaatgggatacagtccagtccagtactgttactaatgggatacagtccagtccagtactgttactaatgggatacagtccagtactgttactaatgggatacagtccagtactgttactaatgggatacagtccagtccagtactgttactaatgggatacagtccagtactgttactaatgggttacagtccagtactgttactaatgggatacagtccagtccagtactgttactaatgggttacagtccagtactgttactaatgggatacagtccagtactgttactaatgggttacagtccagtactgttactaatgggatacagtccagtccagtactgttactaatgggttacagtccagtactgttactaatgggatacagtccagtactgttactaatgggatacagtccagtactgttactaatgggatacagtccagtactgttactaatgggatacagtccagtccagtactgttactaatgggatacagtccagtccagtactgttactaatgggatacagtcaagtccagtactgttactaatgggatacagtccagtccagtactgttactaatgggTTACAGTCCAGTACTATTACTAATGggatacagtccagtccagtactgttactaatgggTTACAGTCCAGTACTATTACTAATGggatacagtccagtccagtactgtTACTGATGGGAATGTCTAAAAAAAACTGTATAATGTGTAGAGGTGATGACTAACGGTAGTGAACTGTATAATGTGTGTAGAGGTGATGACTAATGGTAGTGAACTGTATAATGTGTAGAGGTGATGACTAACGGTAGTGAACTGTATAATGTGTAGAGGTGATGACTAATGGTAGTGAACTGTATAATGTGTGTAGAGGTGATGACTAATGGTAGTGAACTGTATAATGTGTAGAGGTGATGACTAACGGTAGTGAACTGTATAATGTGTAGAGGTGATGACTAACGGTAGTGAACTGTATAATGTGTAGAGGTGATGACTAATGGTAGTGAACTGTATAATGTGTAGAGGTGATGACTAATGGTAGTGAACTGTATAATGTGTGTAGAGGTGATGACTAATGGTAGTGAACTGTATAATGTGTGTAGAGGTGATGACTAACGGTAGTGAACTGTATAATGTGTGTAGAGGTGATGACTAATGGTAGTGAACTGTATAATGTGTGTAGAGGTGATGACTAATGGTAGTGAACTGTATAATGTGTGTAGAGGTGATGACTAATGGTAGTGAACTGTATAATGTACATTCCAGTAGTGTTTACTAATGGGATACAGGTGCTGACTAATGGTAGTGAACTGTATAatgtgtagaggtgctgactaatggtAGTGAACTGTATAATGTGTGTAGAGGTGATGACTAATGGTAGTGAACTGTATAATGTGTAGAGGTGATGACTAATGGTAGTGAACTGTATAATGTGTAGAGGTGATGACTAATGGTAGTGAACTGTATAatgtgtagaggtgctgactaatggtAGTGAACTGTATAATGTGTGAGTGATGACTAACGGTAGTGAACTGTATAATgtgtgtagaggtgctgactaatggtAGTGAACTGTATAatgtgtagaggtgctgactaacggtaGTGAACTGTATAatgtgtagaggtgctgactaatggtAGTGAACTGTATAATgtgtgtagaggtgctgactaatggtAGTGAACTGTATAATGTGTAGAGGTGATGACTAATGGTAGTGAACTGTATAATGTGTAGAGGTGATGACTAATGGTAGTGAACTGTATAATGTGTAGAGGTGATGACTAACGGTAGTGAACTGTATAatgtgtagaggtgctgactaacggtaGTGAACtgtataatgtgtataggtgATGACTAATGGTAGTGAACTGTATAATGTGTGTAGAGGTGATGACTAACGGTAGTGAACTGTATAATGTGTAGAGGTGATGACTAATGGTAGTGAACTGTATAatgtgtagaggtgctgactaatggtAGTGAACTGTATAatgtgtagaggtgctgactaacagtaGTGAACTGTATAatgtgtagaggtgctgactaacggtaGTGAACTGTATAATGTGTAGAGGTGATGACTAACGGTAGTGAACTGTATAATGTGTAGAGGTGATGACTAATGGTAGTGAACTGTATAATGTGTGTAGAGGTGATGACTAATGGTAGTGAACTGTATAATGTGTAGAGGTGATGACTAACGGTAGTGAACTGTATAATGTGTGTAGAGGTGATGACTAACGGTAGTGAACTGTATAATGTGTAGAGGTGATGACTAACGGTAGTGAACTGTATAATGTGTGTAGAGGTGATGACTAATGGTAGTGAACTGTATAatgtgtagaggtgctgactaacggtaGTGAACTGTATAATGTGTAGAGGTGATGACTAATGGTAGTGAACTGTATAATGTGTGTAGACGTGATGActgtacactgtgtacaaaacattaggaacacctgctctttccatgacagactgaccaggtgaatccaggtgaaagatatgatcccttattgatgccacctgttaaatccactttaatcagtgtagatgaagaggaggagacgggttaaagaaggatttttaaagccATGAGACGATTGGGAcatagattatatatatatatattatacagagggtgaaggggcaagacaaaatgtttaagtgcctttgaacggggtatagtagtaggtgccaggcgcaccggtttgagtgtgtcaagaaatgggtttttcaagctcaacagtttcacgtgtccatcaagaatggtccaccacccaatggacgTCCAGCCATCTTGAAATAaatatgggaagcattggagtcaacatgggccagcatccctgtgtaacgctttcgacaccttgtagagaccatgccccgacgaattgcgGTTGATCTGAAGGCAAAAGtcggtgcaactcaatattaggaaggtggtgttcttaatgttttgtaaactcagtgtatttTCTCTTGACATTAATGGACGATATAAAAGGAGAACAAACAAGCAGCAGTGAaatgtcagtgagcatttctacCGTCTCCGTTACAGTGTATTGTATCACGTGCCATTGGCATCCAGGGTGGCACCAAAGACGGTACATTATGAAGATGGGCAGAAACAGCcgctccaatagaaatccccgatcaTGCTTGAAGACaatgtcattttattttttaattttatttatttcacctttatttaaccaggtaggctagttgagaacacctttatttaaccaggtaggttagtggagaacacctttatttaaccaggtaggctagttgagaacacctttatttaaccaggtaggtaagttgagaacaagttctcatttacaactgcgacctggccaagataaagcatagcagtgtgaacagacaacacagagttacacatggagtaaacaattaacaagtcaataacacagtagaaaaaaaagagagtctatatacattgtgtgcaaaaggcagtGAACTGTATAATGTGacgacgttagctagctaagctcATGTACAGAAACACTTCATTGGTCGTAATGGTTCGTGTCGCTCCGAACTGCACATATGCAGGACGTCAAATCAAAGACACTTCTTTCGATATGAAGTTGtttttgagaagaaaaaaacattgaattGTGTCAGATTATCACTTTCACAAGGTTGCAGTAAATGTCCGTTTCAGCTACTTGAGacattggctcgaatctaggttTTTCCTTTAGATTTAGAGAATTTACAACTAAAGGACAAATTTTTCACTTATCTCATTGGCTTGCCATACCCCAGTCTGGTATGCCCAGTGTGCTACGCAAGCGTTCCTGGAAGTCTTGTGATGTTGGGcttctgggtttagaaactctgctGTGAAACAGGTCAGTGATCTTTTCCAAGGGCTCTTTTGTGTGAAATTTATTGTATTTCATATTTTTCAAAAGTAGAAATGAAGCATGTTTTTCTCCATAATGTCGTTGTTGGCGACCACATGGTATTTcacaggaaacagtaatagatatgtcttgttggcgaccacatggttcttcacaggaaacagtaatagatatgTCTTGTTGGCGACCACATGGTTCTTCACAGGAAACAGTAATACATATGTCTTGTTGGCGACCACATGGTACAGGAAAACAGTAATAGATATGTCTTGTTGGCGACCACATGGtacaggaaacagtaatagatatgTCTTGTTGGCGACCACATGGTACAGGAAAAACAGTAATAGATATGTCTTGTTGGCGACCACATGGTGCTTcacaggaaacagtaatagatatgtcttgttggcgaccacatggtacaggaaacagtaatagatatgtcttgttggcgaccacatggtacaggaaacagtaatagatatgTCTTGTTGGCTTGGtacaggaaacagtaatagatatgtcttgttggcgaccacatggttcttcacaggaaacagtaatagatatgtcttgttggcgaccacatggtacaggaaacagtaatagatatgtcttgttggcgaccacatggtacaggaaacagtaatagatatgtcttgttggcgaccacatggtacttcacaggaaacagtaatagatatgtcttgttggcgaccacatggtacaggaaacagtaatagatatgtcttgttggcgaccacatggtacaggaaacagtaatagatatgtcttgttggcgaccacatggtacaggaaacagtaatagatatgtcttgttggcgaccacatggttcttcacaggaaacagtaatagatatgtcttgttggcgaccacatggttcttcacaggaaacagtaatagatatgtcttgttggcgaccacatggttcttcacaggaaacagtaatagatatgTCTTGTTGGCGACCACATGGTTCTTCACAGGAAACAGTGGATATGTCTTGTTGGCGACCACATGGTTAATAGATATGTCTTcacaggaaacagtaatagatatgtcttgttggcgaccacatggttcttcacaggaaacagtaatagatatgtcttgttggcgaccacatggtacaggaaacagtaatagatatgtcttgttggcgaccacatggtacaggaaacagtaatagatatgtcttgttggcgaccacatggtacaggaaacagtaatagatatgtcttgttggcgaccacatggtacttcacaggaaacagtaatagatatgtcttgttggcgaccacatggtacaggaaacagtaatagatatgtcttgttggcgaccacatggtataatagatatgtcttgttggcgaccacatggttcttcacaggaaacagtaatagatatgTCTTGTTGGCGACATGGTACATGGTACGACCACATggaaacagtaatagatatgtcttgttggcgaccacatggttcttcacaggaaacagtaatagatatgtcttgttggcgaccacatggtacttcacaggaaacagtaatagatatgtcttgttggcgaccacatggtacaggaaacagtaatagatatgtcttgttggcgaccacatggtacaggaaacagtaatagatatgTCTTGTTGGCGACCACATGGTACTTCACAGAAACAGTAATAGATATGTCTTGTTGGCGACCACATGGTACTTcacaggaaacagtaatagatatgtcttgttggcgaccacatggtacttcacaggaaacagtaatagatatgtcttgttggcgaccacatggtacaggaaacagtaatagatatgtcttgttggcgaccacatggtacaggaaacagtaatagatatgtcttgttggcgaccacatggtacaggaaacagtaatagatatgtcttgttggcgaccacatggtacaggaaacagtaatagatatgtcttgttggcgaccacattgtacaggaaacagtaatagatatgtcttgttggcgaccacatggtacaggaaacagtaatagatatgtcttgttggcgaccacatggtacaggaaacagtaatagatatgTCTTGTTGGCGACCACATGGTTCTAATAGATATGTCTTGTTGGCGACCACATGGTACACCAGATATGTCTTGTTCTTcacaggaaacagtaatagatatgtcttgttggcgaccacatggtacaggaaacagtaatagatatgtcttgttggcgaccacatggtacaggaaacagtaatagatatgtcttgttggcgaccacatggttcttcacaggaaacagtaatagatatgtcttgttggcgaccacatggtacaggaaacagtaatagatatgtctt contains:
- the LOC121847034 gene encoding histidine-rich protein PFHRP-II-like, which gives rise to MDTAPVQGTVFSAELQTVFLAVFPPTAHRSEAHQSEANRSEAHPSEAHRSESHPSEAHQIEAHPSEAHQSEAHPREAHQSEAHASETHQSEAHPSETHQSENHPSETHPSEAHPSEAHSSESHPSEAHPSEAHPSETHPSEAHPSEAHPSEAHQSETHPSDAHQSEAHPSETHQSEAHPSESHPSEAHPSECHPSEAHPSEAHPSEAHPSEAHQSETHPNEAHHSEAHQSEAHPSETHQSEAYRSEAHPSETHKSE